In a genomic window of Quercus lobata isolate SW786 chromosome 4, ValleyOak3.0 Primary Assembly, whole genome shotgun sequence:
- the LOC115986907 gene encoding 2-dehydro-3-deoxyphosphooctonate aldolase: MESSALLFNQLKAADPFFLLAGPNVIESEEHIFRMAKHIKTIAAKVGLPLVFKSSFDKANRTSSKSFRGPGMVEGLKMLEKVKLAYDIPIVTDVHETIQCEAVGRVADIIQIPAFLCRQTDLLVAAAKTGKIVNIKKGQFCAPSVMVNSAEKIRLAGNPNVMVCERGTMFGYNDLIVDPRNFEWMREANSPVVADVTHALQQPAGKKLDGGGVASGGLRELIPCIARTAVAVGVDGIFMEVHDDPLNAPVDGPTQWPLRNLEELLEELVAIARVSKGKQHLNIDLTPFRD, encoded by the exons ATGGAATCATCAGCACTGCTCTTTAACCAGCTCAAG GCAGCTGACCCGTTTTTCTTGTTAGCTGGTCCCAATGTGATTGAATCCGAGGAGCATATTTTTCGAATGGCTAAGCACATTAAGACTATTGCAGCAAA AGTTGGGTTGCCATTGGTTTTCAAGTCAAGCTTTGACAAAGCTAACAGAACATCTTCAAAATCATTTCGGGGTCCTGGAATGGTTGAAGGCTTAAAG ATGCTTGAGAAGGTTAAATTGGCGTATGACATCCCCATAGTGACTGATGTGCACGAAACAATCCAG TGTGAAGCAGTTGGAAGAGTAGCAGATATTATTCAGATTCCAGCATTTTTATGTCGTCAG ACAGATCTTCTAGTTGCGGCAGCCAAGACAGGGAAAATTGTCAATATCAAGAAAGGCCAGTTCTGTGCTCCTTCT GTCATGGTAAATTCTGCAGAGAAAATTAGATTGGCTGGAAATCCAAATGTGATGGTTTGTGAGAGAGGCACTATGTTTGGCTATA ATGATTTGATTGTTGATCCACGCAATTTCGAATGGATGAGAGAAGCCAATTCTCCTGTT GTAGCTGATGTCACACATGCGTTACAACAGCCTGCTGGGAAAAAG TTGGATGGTGGAGGTGTTGCTAGTGGTGGTCTTCGTGAATTAATCCCATGCATTGCAAGGACAGCAGTTGCTGTTGGAGTTGATGGAATTTTCATGGAG GTGCATGATGATCCTTTGAATGCACCTGTTGATGGTCCCACCCAATGG CCTCTGCGCAATTTGGAAGAACTGCTGGAGGAGCTTGTGGCAATTGCT